Genomic segment of Nostoc commune NIES-4072:
AAGTGATAATCAATCGGCTTTTAGTGCTTATAAAGTAGAAGAAGAAGAAGAATACAAGGTAATACACAATCACCTTTCACCACAAGAAACACAAAAGCTGATGGGAGCAACGCGAAAAAGTGAGATCGGGGTTTAGTTCTCAATTACACCCCTATATTCTCAACAAAATCTGGTTTTTTAGTTGCGATCGCATCCTGAAACAAGCTATATACGTCCCAGATTTTAGCACCTCACAAAATCGCGTTGCTCCCTAATGGATGTGGCAGCGCGGATTATACTCTCGGACAAATTTAGTAGTCGCAACTAGTAGCCAAACTTTCACGACAACTTGTTTTGTTATTTCGAGATCAACTCCCGCTCTGAGGTTATATGGAATCTAAGACCCGCACAAAGCGCTACTCCTTAGTGGCGCTTTGTGCGTTAAGTTTTGATAGTTTTGTATATTCACCTCCATGTCTCCCTTCAATTAGCTTGATTGTACAGAAGTTATGTCCGTTTGGGATCTAACAAGAATTTGATTTTTGGCAGGAATTGTTTCATCTTTTTAAAAGAATACTACGAGGTTAGTTAAACACGAGATTAGGTGTAATCATTAAATTGGGGTAAAGCGATGTCTGGTACTACTCAAAGGTATCACTTATTACACTAGTCAATTTTGATTAAAGTGTAATCGTGATACTACATCTATAGATGCAGTAGTGCTACTTATTGAACGTAACATTTAGAGCATATAACCTGTAAAAGCTTTTTGAAAGAGGGATATTGTAAACAATTATTGAGAAAGTGTAGGTTTTAGCAAAATCTTTTAGAAAATCTGATTGTAAAGAAATATTAAGAGAGTAGGGTTTGAGAGTTGCAAAAATCGAATAATTGTGTGTATTAGCGTTGTACCTATAATGATTACTTAATCTTACAAATTTATGGTGCAATGTGTCATGTTAGGCAAAACGCAGCACAACTTAGACGGAATCTGGTTTCCATTAGATGTTCACTTTGGGTTTTTGTAAGTGTTTAAGGGGAGCAACGCTCCAAAGTGAGGTGCTAAAAATTAGGGGTACAAATGACCTGTTTAATAGTGCGTAGGCGCAGCCCGCCGTTAGGCATCGCAGCGAAATACTTGTTTTTATTGAGAATCTAGCTATGCGTTTCTGAGAATTAAACCCCGATCTCACTTTTTCGCGTTGCTCCCGTGTTTAAGAGGATTTTCTTGTAGAGTAAGCTAAGAGAGTAGCTTCTTGTACTTCATTGAATAACTCTACCCTTAGAGTTGTTAAAACAATAATATAAAAGCTTACTAAGTATGGACTCGTATAAAAACTTAGACATAGATAAAATACTGGAGATTTTGGATGAGCGAGTACTTCAACATACCGGAAGACATTTACTGAAATCTGAAAGAGTTTTAATTAAAGGGTCTTGGTACGGGAGAGACTATAAGGAGATAGCAAGCAACTCTGGATACAACGCGGACTATTTGCATAGAGAAGTGGCTCGGCAATTATGGGCAATGCTTTCAGAGGTTATTGGTGATGGAATCCCAGTAAAAAAAATATCTTTGAAACCTGCTTTACTTAAACTAGCAAAAAAGAATTATTTTAAGTTAGAAGTCTCCAAGCTAGACAACAATTGTTTAGTTGGCAAGACGAGAATTTATGGAGAATTACCCAAAATAGGATCTTTTTATGGGAGAGAAAGAGAGATTAGTAAATTAAAAAATCAAATTCATGTTTTGAAACGACGCTGCATAGTTATAACTGGAGTTGGAGGAATTGGAAAAACTTCACTAGCGGCTAAATTACTAGAAGAAATACTTTTAGAGAACCCCAATGTCTATAAAGATATAGTTTGGATAAAAATACATTCGTCCGTTGACAATTTGTTTACTAAATTAATTAATGCTTTTGATATAGAAATAGACAATGAATCTATTGAAAATCAAACTTTGCTATTATTAAAATATTTTCAATTACATCGGTTACTACTAGTAGTAGACGGATTTGAAAAACTAGGCCAAATAGCTAATTTTGAGAAAAGATTAGAGTATGAAAAATTATTTATTCAACTTTCAGAGGGGAATCATGAAAACTGTACAATTATAACAAGTCAATTACCTTTGGAAGAAGTTATTTATGCAACAAAAAATCTTCCAATTGACTCTTTACGCCTTGAAGGCTTAGAGGAACGTGCAGCTATGCGAATGCTAAATGAAAAAGGGCTATGGGGGAAAGAATGTAAAGAGTTAATTAAAATGCATCGTGGAAACCCATCAGAGTTAGAAGAAGCATCTGACAGAATTCATCGGCTTTTTGGAGGAAGTGTAAAAACATTCTTTGATTACAGGACTACTGTTATTGGGCAACTCCTTCAATCTATGCTACATCAGCAATTTGGACAGCCGGGACTTTTAAGCGATGTCCAAAGAGAAATAATGATTTATTTAGCAGAGTCAACTTCAGAAAGCTCACCTCCAATTCAGTTTTATAATATTATTGAAGCTTTAAAAAAACAAATAGGATTAGAAGTATCAATTGCGGAAGCTATCAGAGCAATAGAAATTTTAGAACAACGTTCTTTAGTTGAAACTTATAGAAAATCAGGTAAGCAAGAAGTTAGTTATAGTTTACAACCACTTATCAGAAAATACATTTTAGTTGATCCATTTAATTTGGTGCGAAGAAAAACAAGTGTGTTACAAATCAGTAATTCCATCCAGGAGTAAATGTGGTTTACTGCATAAATCACCTTTGTACACTGCGCCGTAATCCTGATAACGCCAAAAACTGTTTAGCTTGCGGTAATTCTTTGTTAATAAATGGTCGCATTCGTTTGCTACGCCCGTTGCGCTCTTTGGAAGAAAATCTGTATACTAACACAAATGTTTTTGAGGTTGAAGATGTTGGCACAAAATCGCATCCAGAGTCTCAAATAAGAGTAATGAAAGTATTAAAGTGGAGCGAACCTAAATTAGTGGAGCTAGTTCAGCGAGAAGCTAGAATTTTGCAAATAATTCAATATCCTGGGATTCCTGAGTCTGCTAGAGATGATTACTTCACTTTTAAACTAAAGGA
This window contains:
- a CDS encoding AAA family ATPase, coding for MDSYKNLDIDKILEILDERVLQHTGRHLLKSERVLIKGSWYGRDYKEIASNSGYNADYLHREVARQLWAMLSEVIGDGIPVKKISLKPALLKLAKKNYFKLEVSKLDNNCLVGKTRIYGELPKIGSFYGREREISKLKNQIHVLKRRCIVITGVGGIGKTSLAAKLLEEILLENPNVYKDIVWIKIHSSVDNLFTKLINAFDIEIDNESIENQTLLLLKYFQLHRLLLVVDGFEKLGQIANFEKRLEYEKLFIQLSEGNHENCTIITSQLPLEEVIYATKNLPIDSLRLEGLEERAAMRMLNEKGLWGKECKELIKMHRGNPSELEEASDRIHRLFGGSVKTFFDYRTTVIGQLLQSMLHQQFGQPGLLSDVQREIMIYLAESTSESSPPIQFYNIIEALKKQIGLEVSIAEAIRAIEILEQRSLVETYRKSGKQEVSYSLQPLIRKYILVDPFNLVRRKTSVLQISNSIQE